One region of Corvus moneduloides isolate bCorMon1 chromosome 1, bCorMon1.pri, whole genome shotgun sequence genomic DNA includes:
- the LOC116441815 gene encoding transcription initiation factor TFIID subunit 4-like — protein MLRYFYPGKEKKDTQQNFRAGGHDSTDFIPRLQRRFRRSAAPGLPNPAVTCPPEAPGPPPPPETKFCSALTAIVPRVGVSQNFASGGSSPPPVPAPGPPASTSFPAWEGKAHTVRGGEGSPRLLRGSAGDPLPGEEGEGAALLLAGGGRGRRSRLLSPLRAKAASQAAPPRRLPRPPGGGAARGAPVAAAAVSVRGAARTGGSGGAPVGPRPRVASGGRRTGLGAWGGLEGLPRARWGRGRGAGSRCAPPPPPACGPAALLPRAGPVRARPCPAPASAATPGPPPAAPAGRARCNLVVEVLPLSAECRGTSAPRALQVSWLPAERAAEAVRWWVRAAESPPVSSSRLAFEGLLKECNNFYRRVCSLSPRCSREETCWPCPAAASLRRELQCLHGPCHCRITAIPVNSNLWLSFQYLKEK, from the exons ATGTTGCGCTATTTTTaccctggaaaagagaaaaaggacacCCAACAAAACTTCAGAGCGGGAGGCCACGACAGCACAGACTTTATTCCGAGGCTGCAGCGCAGGTTTCGGCGCTCGGCAGCGCCCGGGCTCCCCAACCCCGCAGTGACGTGTCCACCTGAGGctccggggccgccgccgccgccggagACAAAGTTCTGTAGTGCACTGACTGCTATCGTACCCAGAGTCGGAGTGTCACAGAACTTTGCTTCCGGAGGCTCCAGTCCTCCGCCGGTAccggcgccggggccgcccgccAGCACAAGTTTCCCTGCCTGGGAAGGGAAGGCGCACACGGTTAGAGGGGGGGAAGGGAGCCCCCGCCTCCTCCGCGGCTCGGCGGGAGACCCGCTGCCcggggaagagggagaaggag CCGCGCTCTTATtggccggcggcgggcggggtCGGAGGTCACGGCTGCTGTCGCCGCTCCGCGCCAAAGCCGCCTCGCaggcggccccgccccgccgcctgCCCCGCCCGCCCGGGGGCGGTGCCGCCCGCGGGGCCCCGGTGGCCGCTGCGGCCGTGTCCGTGCGGGGGGCGGCGCGGACGGGAGGGAGCGGTGGTGCCCCGGTGGGTCCTCGCCCCCGAGTCGCCTCGGGCGGCCGTCGGACGGGGCTGGGGGCGTGGGGCGGGCTGGAGGGGCTGCCGCGGGCCCGCTGGGGGCGTGGACGCGGTGCCGGTTCTCGgtgcgcccccccccccccccccgcctgcGGCCCCGCAGCGTTACTGCCCCGAGCGGGTCCTGTCCGCGCCCGGCCGTGCCCGGCCCCGGCCTCGGCAGCCACCCCCGGCCCgcctcccgcagcccccgcggggAGGGCTCGATGTAACCTCGTGGTGGAGGTGCTGCCCCTGAGCGCCGAGTGCCGCGGTACCTCGGCTCCGCGGGCACTTCAGGTGTCCTGGCTTCCCGCCGAGAGAGCAGCCGAGGCTGTGCGGTGGTGGGTGCGAGCAGCAGAATCCCCGCCTGTCTCGAGTTCCCGCTTGGCATTTGAAGGACTTTTGAAAGAATGTAACAACTTTTACCGAAGAGTGTGTTCCCTCTCCCCGAG GTGTTCACGGGAGGAGACGTGCTggccctgtcctgcagcagcatcactgcGCCGTGAGCTCCAGTGTTTACATGGTCCTTGCCATTGCAGGATCACAGCAATACCTGTTAACTCAAACCTATGGCTGTCATTTCagtatctgaaagagaaataa